One Arthrobacter sp. StoSoilB20 DNA segment encodes these proteins:
- a CDS encoding ABC transporter substrate-binding protein: MRFSRTSKALGVAAIIALAATGCGGGGSNDSGTSAGDPNKVIIADGSEPQRPLMPADINEVGGGKIATLIFSGLVSYDPSGKPVNELAESIEAPDAQNFTIKIKKDQKFTNGEAITAKTFVDSWNYGAAAKNAQLSATFFESIKGYDETSAEGSTVETMSGLKVVDDTTFTVELKQPESDWPLRLGYTAFMPIPSAALADPKTYGEKPVGNGPYKMAENGWQHNVQIQLVPNADYNGPRKAKNGGVTFKIFQNDDAAYQDLLSNNLDILQVIPTSALKNFKSDLGDRFIEKPYAGNQTIAIPEYLPEWSGEAGKLRRQAISMAINREEITKVIFSGGRQPAKDFTAPVLDGYSDSIPGSDNLKFDATKAKDLWAKADAIQKWDPNTAFTIAYNADKGGHKAWVEALTNQLKNNLGIKAEGLPFATFKEARDLATTGKLTGAIRAGWQADYPSLYNFLGPIYKTGAGSNDARYENPTFDKAISDGLSAPSVAEGNKAMNKAQEILLQDLPAIPLWYQVSQGGWSTGVTNVDYGWDGVPLYYNITGK; this comes from the coding sequence ATGCGTTTCTCGCGCACTTCCAAAGCTCTAGGCGTAGCGGCGATCATCGCCCTCGCAGCTACCGGTTGCGGTGGCGGCGGCAGCAACGACTCCGGTACATCGGCGGGCGACCCGAACAAGGTCATCATTGCCGACGGCTCAGAGCCGCAGCGCCCGCTCATGCCGGCAGACATCAACGAAGTCGGGGGCGGCAAGATTGCCACGCTGATCTTCTCCGGTCTCGTCAGCTACGACCCTTCCGGTAAGCCCGTCAACGAGTTGGCGGAGTCCATCGAAGCGCCGGACGCACAGAATTTCACCATCAAGATCAAGAAGGACCAGAAGTTCACCAACGGCGAGGCCATCACGGCCAAGACCTTCGTGGACTCGTGGAACTACGGCGCTGCGGCTAAGAACGCCCAGTTGAGCGCCACCTTCTTCGAGAGCATCAAGGGCTACGACGAAACCAGCGCAGAGGGTTCCACTGTAGAGACCATGTCCGGATTGAAGGTTGTGGACGACACCACCTTCACCGTTGAGCTCAAGCAGCCTGAATCCGACTGGCCGCTTCGCCTTGGCTACACCGCATTCATGCCGATCCCATCAGCCGCCCTGGCCGACCCGAAGACCTACGGCGAAAAGCCGGTAGGCAATGGCCCGTACAAGATGGCCGAAAACGGCTGGCAGCACAACGTGCAGATCCAGCTTGTACCGAACGCGGACTACAACGGTCCCCGCAAGGCGAAGAACGGCGGCGTGACGTTCAAGATCTTCCAGAACGACGACGCTGCCTACCAGGATCTCCTGTCCAACAACCTGGACATCCTTCAGGTCATCCCCACGAGCGCACTGAAGAACTTCAAGTCGGACCTGGGCGATCGTTTCATCGAGAAGCCCTACGCAGGTAACCAGACCATCGCTATCCCGGAGTACCTTCCGGAATGGAGTGGCGAAGCTGGCAAGCTCCGCCGCCAGGCTATCTCCATGGCCATCAACCGGGAAGAAATCACCAAGGTGATCTTCAGCGGCGGCCGTCAGCCGGCAAAGGACTTCACTGCTCCCGTCCTGGACGGTTACAGCGACAGCATTCCGGGCTCGGACAACCTGAAGTTCGACGCCACCAAGGCCAAGGACCTCTGGGCCAAGGCAGATGCCATCCAGAAGTGGGATCCGAACACGGCCTTCACCATTGCCTACAACGCTGACAAGGGTGGCCACAAGGCTTGGGTTGAGGCTCTGACCAACCAGCTCAAGAACAACCTCGGCATCAAGGCAGAGGGACTTCCGTTCGCAACCTTCAAGGAAGCACGCGATCTTGCAACCACCGGCAAACTGACTGGTGCAATCCGTGCCGGCTGGCAGGCAGACTACCCGTCGCTGTACAACTTCCTCGGCCCGATCTACAAGACCGGCGCTGGCTCGAACGACGCCCGTTATGAAAACCCGACCTTTGACAAGGCGATTTCCGACGGACTGTCTGCACCTTCGGTTGCCGAGGGTAACAAGGCCATGAACAAGGCCCAGGAAATCCTGCTGCAGGACCTTCCCGCTATCCCGCTGTGGTACCAGGTATCACAGGGTGGCTGGAGCACTGGCGTCACGAATGTTGACTACGGTTGGGACGGCGTCCCGCTGTACTACAACATCACTGGCAAGTAA